One window of the Pyrus communis chromosome 17, drPyrComm1.1, whole genome shotgun sequence genome contains the following:
- the LOC137723514 gene encoding RING-H2 finger protein ATL74-like: MHRHLLGTEVNMAAPLSNGNRAADSYVSEAKFDTNMVIILAALLCALICALGLNSFVRCALRCSRRFALETPEQVAEQLAATGLKKKHLRQIPIAVYGSGVNIPATECPICLAEFEDGEKVRVLPKCHHGFHVRCIDTWLLSHSSCPNCRHSLLSTSSAVAAADSNQEANAAAEGSSAAATNESSQQGGRVVVVVEQGS, encoded by the coding sequence atgcATCGACATCTCCTCGGAACAGAGGTTAACATGGCGGCGCCGTTGTCCAATGGAAACAGAGCCGCCGATTCGTACGTTAGCGAGGCCAAGTTCGACACCAACATGGTGATCATATTGGCTGCCTTATTGTGTGCTTTGATATGCGCACTTGGTCTCAATTCGTTCGTCCGCTGCGCCCTTCGTTGCAGCCGCAGGTTCGCTCTCGAGACGCCGGAGCAGGTGGCTGAGCAGTTGGCCGCCACCGGCTTGAAGAAGAAGCATTTACGGCAAATCCCAATTGCGGTGTACGGCTCCGGCGTGAATATTCCGGCCACCGAATGCCCTATCTGTCTTGCGGAGTTCGAAGACGGAGAAAAAGTTCGAGTCTTGCCGAAATGCCATCACGGATTCCACGTGAGGTGCATAGACACTTGGCTTTTGTCGCACTCGTCGTGCCCGAATTGTCGGCATTCGCTGCTGAGTACTAGTTCTGCTGTTGCGGCTGCAGATTCAAATCAAGAAGCTAATGCGGCGGCGGAGGGGTCATCGGCAGCAGCCACCAACGAGTCCAGCCAGCAAGGTGGCAGAGTAGTCGTAGTGGTTGAGCAGGGGAGTTGA
- the LOC137723302 gene encoding non-specific lipid-transfer protein 3-like translates to MASSGQLLKLACLVVVMFCMVAGAPKAEAAVTCGQVVNSLVPCISYVGNGGALDPACCNGVRTLYNLAQTTPDRQNVCNCLKQAINGIPYTNTNAGLAAGLPAKCGVNIPYKISPSTDCKSVK, encoded by the exons ATGGCTAGCTCTGGACAGCTCCTTAAGCTTGCATGCTTGGTAGTGGTGATGTTCTGCATGGTCGCTGGTGCCCCCAAAGCCGAGGCAGCTGTGACATGCGGTCAGGTGGTGAACAGCCTGGTTCCATGCATTTCCTATGTGGGGAACGGCGGGGCATTGGACCCCGCTTGCTGCAACGGGGTGAGGACCCTCTACAACCTGGCTCAAACCACCCCTGACCGCCAGAACGTCTGCAACTGCTTGAAGCAAGCAATCAATGGAATACCTTACACCAATACCAACGCTGGCCTTGCTGCTGGCCTTCCTGCCAAGTGCGGTGTCAACATTCCGTACAAGATCAGCCCCTCTACTGACTGCAAAAG TGTGAAGTGA